A single region of the Sus scrofa isolate TJ Tabasco breed Duroc chromosome 16, Sscrofa11.1, whole genome shotgun sequence genome encodes:
- the ESM1 gene encoding endothelial cell-specific molecule 1 isoform X1 — protein MTGKHAGNPVYKTLKRVGRGSAATLDGCFPPEKTPAREAEPGAAGNMKSLLLLATLLVPAHLAAAWSTKYAVDCPERCDTNECKSSLRCKRTVLDDCGCCRVCAAGLGETCYRTVSGMDGVKCGPGLRCQFYSEEDDFGDEFGICKDCPYGTFGMECKQTCSCQSGICDRVTGKCLKFPFQYSVAKAANRRFVSHTEHDMASGDGNAVREELMKENAARSPGMKWLNPR, from the exons ATGACGGGGAAGCATGCGGGCAACCCAGTGTATAAAACTCTTAAACGTGTAGGCAGAGGCTCAGCTGCCACTTTGGACGGCTGCTTCCCGCCTGAGAAGACCCCGGCGCGGGAAGCGGAGCCCGGAGCCGCGGGAAACATGAAGAGCCTCTTGCTGCTGGCCACGCTCCTGGTCCCCGCGCACCTGGCAGCGGCCTGGAGCACCAAGTACGCGGTGGATTGCCCCGAGCGTTGTGACACTAACGAGTGCAAAAGCAGCCTGCGCTGTAAGAGGACAGTGCTGGATGACTGTGGCTGCTGCCGGGTGTGCGCCGCGGGGCTGGGAGAAACTTGTTACCGCACAGTCTCAGGCATGGATGGCGTGAAGTGTGGCCCCGGGCTGAGGTGTCAGTTTTACAGTGAGGAGGATGATTTTGGTGACGAATTTGGTATCTGCAAAG ACTGTCCCTACGGCACCTTCGGGATGGAATGCAAGCAGACTTGCAGCTGTCAGTCGGGCATATGTGACAGGGTGACTGGCAAATGTCTGAAGTTTCCCTTCCAATACTCAGTAGCCAAGGCTGCCAACCGGAGGTTTGTTTCTCACACAG AGCATGACATGGCATCTGGAGATGGCAATGCTGTGAGAGAAGAACTCATGAAGGAGAATGCTGCCCGGTCTCCTGGAATGAAGTGGTTAAATCCACGCTGA
- the ESM1 gene encoding endothelial cell-specific molecule 1 isoform X2 — protein sequence MTGKHAGNPVYKTLKRVGRGSAATLDGCFPPEKTPAREAEPGAAGNMKSLLLLATLLVPAHLAAAWSTKYAVDCPERCDTNECKSSLRCKRTVLDDCGCCRVCAAGLGETCYRTVSGMDGVKCGPGLRCQFYSEEDDFGDEFGICKEHDMASGDGNAVREELMKENAARSPGMKWLNPR from the exons ATGACGGGGAAGCATGCGGGCAACCCAGTGTATAAAACTCTTAAACGTGTAGGCAGAGGCTCAGCTGCCACTTTGGACGGCTGCTTCCCGCCTGAGAAGACCCCGGCGCGGGAAGCGGAGCCCGGAGCCGCGGGAAACATGAAGAGCCTCTTGCTGCTGGCCACGCTCCTGGTCCCCGCGCACCTGGCAGCGGCCTGGAGCACCAAGTACGCGGTGGATTGCCCCGAGCGTTGTGACACTAACGAGTGCAAAAGCAGCCTGCGCTGTAAGAGGACAGTGCTGGATGACTGTGGCTGCTGCCGGGTGTGCGCCGCGGGGCTGGGAGAAACTTGTTACCGCACAGTCTCAGGCATGGATGGCGTGAAGTGTGGCCCCGGGCTGAGGTGTCAGTTTTACAGTGAGGAGGATGATTTTGGTGACGAATTTGGTATCTGCAAAG AGCATGACATGGCATCTGGAGATGGCAATGCTGTGAGAGAAGAACTCATGAAGGAGAATGCTGCCCGGTCTCCTGGAATGAAGTGGTTAAATCCACGCTGA